Proteins from one Deinococcus actinosclerus genomic window:
- a CDS encoding sensor histidine kinase, with amino-acid sequence MTPRPPGLRRGQPLAVTLLLAMLLVVGVAVGSTFYFSNLVVKREFERLPSGVRQLLREQQAAALRGELVAPTPPLPVIRTGTAADTYLEPFESSPDVSGVVKQASGDDAVVTNGKRPRNLWVDGGKLPPRNRAQDFLDDVQRSLLQVGVVAAAVSALLAFLISRRVARPVSAVSGAAARLASGDLSARAPVLGGEREIAALAHAFNDMAENLQALERERQQAVADIAHELRTPIAVIQARLDALEDGVYPLTTEQIALLSTQTQLLTRLVGDLRTLTLADAGRLALDPQPLDLGALGREVVQALQDRAAARGLTLSVQAQAAPTHADPDRVRQITTNLVDNALRHARSRVQVRVEARGAQVLLHVEDDGPGIPEGSREAVFTRFTRLDASRSRDTGGSGLGLAIVRALAAAHGGQAALAASRGLGGAHFTVTLPGPLT; translated from the coding sequence ATGACGCCCCGCCCACCGGGACTGCGGCGCGGCCAGCCGCTGGCCGTGACGCTGCTGCTGGCGATGCTGCTCGTGGTGGGCGTGGCGGTGGGCAGCACCTTCTATTTCTCGAATCTGGTCGTCAAACGCGAGTTCGAGCGGCTGCCGAGCGGCGTGCGGCAGCTCCTGCGCGAGCAGCAGGCGGCGGCGCTGCGCGGCGAACTGGTCGCCCCGACCCCCCCGCTGCCCGTGATCCGCACCGGCACGGCGGCCGACACGTACCTGGAGCCCTTCGAGAGCAGTCCCGACGTGAGCGGCGTGGTGAAGCAGGCCAGCGGGGACGACGCCGTCGTCACGAACGGCAAGCGCCCCCGCAACCTGTGGGTCGACGGCGGCAAGCTGCCGCCGCGCAACCGCGCGCAGGACTTCCTCGACGACGTGCAGCGCAGCCTGCTGCAGGTGGGCGTGGTGGCGGCCGCCGTGTCGGCGCTGCTGGCGTTCCTGATCTCGCGGCGGGTGGCGCGCCCGGTCTCGGCGGTGTCCGGCGCGGCGGCGCGGCTCGCCAGCGGCGACCTGAGTGCCCGCGCCCCCGTGCTGGGCGGCGAGCGGGAGATCGCGGCGCTGGCGCACGCCTTCAACGACATGGCCGAGAACCTCCAGGCGCTCGAGCGCGAGCGGCAGCAGGCGGTGGCGGACATCGCGCACGAACTGCGCACACCGATCGCCGTCATCCAGGCCCGGCTGGACGCGCTGGAAGACGGCGTGTACCCGCTGACCACCGAGCAGATCGCGCTGCTGAGCACGCAGACGCAGCTGCTCACGCGGCTGGTGGGGGACCTGCGCACCCTGACCCTCGCGGACGCCGGGCGGCTGGCCCTCGACCCGCAACCCCTCGACCTGGGCGCGCTGGGGCGCGAGGTCGTGCAGGCCCTGCAGGACCGCGCCGCGGCGCGCGGCCTGACCCTCAGCGTGCAGGCCCAGGCCGCGCCCACCCACGCCGACCCGGACCGCGTGCGGCAGATCACCACGAACCTCGTGGACAACGCCCTGCGGCACGCCCGCAGCCGCGTGCAGGTGCGGGTGGAGGCCCGCGGCGCGCAGGTGCTGCTGCACGTCGAGGACGACGGCCCCGGCATCCCCGAGGGCAGCCGCGAGGCGGTCTTCACGCGCTTCACCCGCCTGGACGCCAGCCGCTCTCGCGACACCGGCGGCAGCGGCCTGGGCCTCGCCATCGTGCGCGCCCTGGCCGCCGCGCACGGCGGGCAGGCGGCCCTGGCGGCGTCCCGGGGCCTGGGCGGCGCGCACTTCACGGTCACCCTGCCCGGCCCGCTGACCTGA
- a CDS encoding response regulator transcription factor — MSALILIVEDEPQLAEVLEAYARQEGYRTERAADGLAALSAYRAASPDLILLDVMLPGRSGLDVLKTVRAEGGTPVILVTARAEETDQIVGLELGADDYVVKPFRPREVMARVKAVLRRATALLEDTERPLRVGPLEVDRRAVVARVHGEPLSLTPAEFRLLSQLAEAPGRAYTREELLAAALPDSDALERVVDAHLASVRRKLDAARAGGLLHTVRGVGYRLEAAG, encoded by the coding sequence ATGAGTGCCCTGATCCTGATCGTCGAGGACGAACCGCAGCTGGCGGAGGTGCTGGAAGCGTACGCCCGCCAGGAGGGCTACCGCACCGAGCGCGCCGCCGACGGCCTCGCCGCCCTGAGCGCCTACCGCGCCGCCAGCCCGGACCTGATCCTGCTCGACGTGATGCTGCCGGGCCGCAGCGGCCTGGACGTCCTGAAGACCGTCCGGGCCGAGGGCGGCACGCCCGTGATCCTCGTGACCGCCCGCGCCGAGGAGACCGACCAGATCGTGGGCTTGGAACTCGGCGCGGACGACTACGTGGTCAAACCGTTCCGCCCGCGCGAGGTGATGGCGCGCGTGAAGGCCGTGCTGCGCCGCGCCACCGCCCTGCTCGAGGACACCGAGCGGCCCCTGCGGGTCGGGCCGCTGGAGGTGGACCGGCGCGCGGTCGTGGCGCGCGTGCACGGCGAGCCCCTGAGTCTCACGCCCGCCGAGTTCCGCCTGCTGTCGCAGCTGGCCGAGGCGCCGGGCCGCGCGTACACCCGCGAGGAACTGCTCGCGGCGGCCCTGCCGGACAGCGACGCGCTGGAACGCGTGGTGGACGCCCACCTCGCCAGCGTGCGCCGCAAGCTGGACGCCGCGCGCGCCGGCGGGCTGCTGCACACGGTGCGCGGCGTCGGCTACCGGCTGGAGGCCGCCGGATGA
- a CDS encoding TolC family protein — MRRPPPPRLLTLALLLGAAQAQTTPPDLTLEQAYAQLAQAPGVTRAALSVQVAQQNLQAARAALGLTVSVNGSASYAGPTTTTASDGTSAAVNGSLSGTAGANVSLGLLPWSGAQSSLRASERSLALAQATLRDANLSTRLNVAQAYFSAVLATHDITLAGRTLELRQRQLTVAQTQQAAGNATAETVLGAQSAVQIAQNSLTQAQASLDSARRTLDATLGTALGGVTFSTRPDDTLTLPDLSALVTRARAGSSDVISAQNALASAQESLEADQRDARLPDLTASVGYGGGSAGTVSATLNVKQGTLGGSYSLPLGDRASSSGNRLTASVSGSYVVYSPAQQAALSAAQAGVTQAGLSLTVAQQNAELDVRSRYVTVQTNLNAVQTRAAQVQAAQLAVQTAQARLDAGTGTADDLAAATLSLAQAERDLLSARITAQLSLTQLLNAAGGPQ, encoded by the coding sequence ATGAGACGCCCCCCACCGCCCCGCCTGCTCACGCTGGCCCTGCTGCTCGGTGCCGCCCAGGCGCAGACCACGCCACCCGACCTCACCCTGGAGCAGGCGTACGCGCAGCTGGCCCAGGCGCCCGGCGTCACCCGCGCCGCGCTGAGCGTGCAGGTGGCGCAGCAGAACCTCCAGGCGGCGCGCGCCGCGCTGGGCCTGACCGTCAGTGTCAACGGGAGCGCCAGCTACGCCGGGCCGACGACCACCACCGCCAGCGACGGCACGAGCGCCGCTGTGAATGGCAGCCTGTCCGGCACGGCGGGCGCGAACGTCAGCCTGGGCCTGCTGCCCTGGTCGGGGGCGCAGAGCAGCCTGCGGGCGTCCGAACGCAGCCTCGCGCTGGCCCAGGCGACCCTGCGCGACGCGAACCTGAGCACCCGGCTGAACGTCGCGCAGGCGTACTTCTCGGCGGTACTCGCCACGCATGACATCACGCTGGCGGGCCGCACGCTGGAGCTGCGCCAGCGGCAGCTGACGGTCGCGCAGACGCAGCAGGCTGCTGGCAACGCCACCGCCGAGACCGTCCTCGGGGCCCAGAGCGCCGTGCAGATCGCGCAGAACAGCCTGACGCAGGCGCAGGCCAGCCTGGACAGCGCCCGCCGCACCCTGGACGCCACGCTGGGCACCGCCCTGGGCGGCGTGACCTTCAGCACCCGGCCGGACGACACCCTGACCCTGCCCGACCTGAGCGCCCTGGTCACCCGCGCCCGTGCGGGCAGCAGCGACGTGATCAGCGCGCAGAACGCCCTGGCGAGCGCGCAGGAGAGCCTGGAGGCCGACCAGCGCGACGCCCGCCTGCCCGACCTGACCGCCAGCGTCGGCTACGGCGGCGGTTCGGCCGGGACGGTCAGCGCCACGCTGAACGTCAAGCAGGGCACCCTGGGCGGCAGCTACAGCCTCCCGCTGGGCGACCGCGCGAGCAGCAGCGGCAACCGCCTGACCGCCAGCGTCAGCGGGTCGTACGTCGTGTACTCACCCGCCCAGCAGGCCGCGCTGAGCGCCGCGCAGGCGGGCGTCACGCAGGCGGGGCTGTCCCTGACCGTCGCGCAGCAGAACGCCGAACTGGACGTCCGCAGCCGTTACGTGACCGTGCAGACCAACCTGAACGCCGTGCAGACCCGCGCCGCGCAGGTGCAGGCCGCGCAATTGGCCGTGCAGACCGCCCAGGCCCGCCTGGACGCCGGGACCGGCACCGCCGACGACCTCGCCGCCGCCACGCTCAGCCTCGCGCAGGCGGAGCGGGACCTGCTGTCGGCCCGCATCACCGCCCAGCTCAGCCTGACCCAGCTTCTCAACGCCGCCGGAGGCCCCCAATGA
- a CDS encoding TolC family protein, translating to MTHARRFLTLSLGLALAAPAAHAQTALSAGSAVTAALNTSSDVKTSQANLDKAQAASRAAQADPSTLVAAKLNAANAETLAQAGLRGAKLSALQSAIGAYTALLEAQENVELQTLQVQVDTKGVQVAQVKLGIGNATTLDVTNAQNTLAASTQTLADARAQMNLAAAKLGTLTGLGGGVRAGSAITAPKLSATLGALQGGLGTLSSLISAANDVASATLNVKLADNDFTPTRTLQDAKTALANAQRSQDSAQKAAGQTLASAYQAAQNASELLQVALNREAAAQKTYTQDSARLKSGTISAVELQATQLTLKKAQYSRLQAQNNVTEALAALSVAAGQNLTGIGGAL from the coding sequence ATGACCCACGCCCGCCGTTTCCTCACCCTCAGCCTGGGGCTGGCGCTCGCCGCGCCCGCCGCACACGCCCAGACCGCCCTGAGTGCGGGCAGCGCCGTCACCGCCGCGCTGAACACCAGCAGCGACGTCAAGACCTCCCAGGCGAACCTCGACAAGGCCCAGGCCGCCAGCCGCGCCGCGCAGGCCGACCCCAGCACCCTGGTCGCCGCGAAACTGAATGCCGCGAACGCCGAGACCCTCGCCCAGGCCGGCCTGCGCGGCGCGAAACTCAGCGCCCTCCAGAGCGCCATCGGCGCGTACACCGCCCTGCTCGAAGCGCAGGAGAACGTCGAACTCCAGACCCTCCAGGTGCAGGTGGACACCAAGGGCGTGCAGGTCGCGCAGGTGAAGCTCGGCATCGGGAACGCCACCACCCTGGACGTCACGAACGCGCAGAACACCCTGGCCGCCAGCACCCAGACCCTCGCCGACGCCCGCGCGCAGATGAACCTCGCCGCCGCGAAACTCGGCACCCTGACCGGCCTGGGGGGCGGCGTCCGTGCGGGCAGCGCCATCACCGCCCCCAAACTGAGCGCCACACTGGGGGCCCTCCAGGGCGGCCTGGGGACTCTCAGCAGCCTGATCAGCGCCGCGAACGACGTCGCCAGCGCCACACTGAACGTGAAACTCGCCGACAACGACTTCACGCCCACCCGGACCCTCCAGGACGCCAAAACCGCCCTGGCGAACGCGCAGCGCAGCCAGGACAGCGCCCAGAAGGCCGCGGGGCAGACCCTCGCCAGCGCGTACCAGGCCGCGCAGAACGCCTCCGAACTCCTGCAGGTCGCCCTGAACCGCGAGGCCGCCGCGCAGAAGACCTACACGCAGGACAGCGCCCGCCTGAAAAGTGGCACGATCAGCGCCGTCGAACTCCAGGCCACCCAGCTGACCCTCAAGAAAGCCCAGTACAGCCGCCTGCAGGCGCAGAACAACGTCACCGAGGCCCTCGCGGCCCTGTCGGTCGCCGCCGGGCAGAACCTCACCGGCATCGGAGGCGCGCTGTGA
- a CDS encoding efflux RND transporter periplasmic adaptor subunit has translation MTTAAARPAAPRRRWPWVVSGLLLVAAVTGGIVYTRSHSAQTPAVTATTTTSRAQPGVVRVSVSGPGTLEAAQTRTVGADLTATVGAVPAVGERVTKGQLITTLSSDSVEQNVQTAQLNLDKARASLDAARASQASSAAQRASSVVSARGSVTQAEQSLADAQRTLSGQQQLAAIGALSASALADAQSAVTKAQQSVDSARASLSSALTQQQTGASTDAQNLRSQALAVQQAQDALDAAAQDRTDLKVYAPMGGVVSTVTATEGAVVTSGASILTLIDDTTLNLPVQIDETEIAGVKAGQRADVTLDAFDGQTFSGKVVRVSPGATQSSGISVFTATVQLANPDGQLRAGMTAEAEIVQSEAQGLLVPSKAVQTVRGRSYVQTPAAAGAEPERVRVQTGATDGTNTIVTDGLSAGQEVVVPGAARRAGTSGTGSQGGGQTNRQGGFGGPPGGFPGGAP, from the coding sequence GTGACCACTGCTGCCGCCCGGCCCGCCGCGCCGCGCCGCCGCTGGCCGTGGGTGGTGAGCGGCCTGCTGCTCGTCGCCGCCGTGACCGGCGGGATCGTGTACACCCGCAGTCACAGCGCCCAGACCCCTGCCGTCACCGCCACGACCACCACCAGCCGCGCGCAGCCGGGCGTCGTCCGGGTGTCGGTCAGCGGCCCCGGCACGCTGGAAGCCGCGCAGACCCGCACGGTCGGGGCCGACCTGACCGCCACGGTGGGTGCCGTGCCCGCCGTGGGCGAACGAGTCACGAAAGGCCAGCTGATCACCACGCTGAGCAGCGACAGCGTCGAGCAGAACGTCCAGACGGCCCAGCTGAACCTCGACAAGGCGCGCGCCAGCCTGGACGCTGCGCGGGCCAGTCAGGCCAGCAGCGCCGCGCAGCGCGCCAGCAGCGTCGTCAGCGCCCGGGGCAGCGTCACGCAGGCCGAGCAGAGCCTCGCCGACGCGCAGCGCACCCTCAGCGGCCAGCAGCAGCTCGCGGCCATCGGCGCGCTCAGCGCTTCCGCACTGGCCGACGCGCAGTCCGCCGTCACCAAGGCGCAGCAGAGCGTGGACAGTGCCCGCGCCAGCCTGAGCAGCGCCCTGACCCAGCAGCAGACCGGCGCGAGCACCGACGCGCAGAACCTCCGCAGTCAGGCGCTCGCCGTGCAGCAGGCGCAGGACGCCCTGGACGCCGCCGCGCAGGACCGCACCGACCTGAAGGTGTACGCCCCGATGGGCGGCGTGGTCAGCACCGTCACCGCCACCGAGGGCGCCGTCGTCACCAGCGGCGCCAGCATCCTGACCCTGATCGACGACACCACCCTGAACCTCCCCGTGCAGATCGACGAGACCGAGATCGCCGGCGTGAAGGCCGGGCAGCGTGCCGACGTGACCCTCGACGCCTTCGACGGGCAGACCTTCAGCGGCAAGGTCGTGCGCGTCTCGCCCGGCGCCACCCAGAGCAGCGGCATCAGCGTCTTCACCGCCACCGTGCAGCTCGCCAACCCCGACGGGCAGCTGCGCGCCGGGATGACCGCCGAGGCCGAGATCGTCCAGAGCGAGGCCCAGGGCCTCCTCGTGCCCAGCAAGGCCGTGCAGACCGTGCGGGGCCGCAGCTACGTGCAGACCCCCGCCGCGGCCGGCGCCGAACCCGAACGGGTGCGCGTGCAGACCGGCGCGACCGACGGCACGAACACCATCGTCACGGATGGCCTGAGTGCCGGGCAGGAGGTCGTCGTGCCCGGCGCAGCCCGCCGCGCGGGCACCTCCGGCACCGGCAGCCAGGGCGGCGGCCAGACCAATCGCCAGGGCGGCTTCGGAGGCCCCCCCGGCGGCTTCCCCGGGGGCGCTCCATGA
- a CDS encoding ABC transporter ATP-binding protein, with protein sequence MTTPQVTPVVPAPSLAPAVVDLRAVRKVYAQGDVIFEALRGVDVQIMPGEMVALMGPSGSGKTTLMQIIGLLDRPSDGAYRLGGRDVTTLSENERAGARNLEIGFVFQAFHLLPRLNLVENVEVPLTYAGVPPRERRERAMQVLARVGLADKARNLPSQISGGQKQRVAVARALAGQPRLLLADEPTGNLDTRTSEEVMGLFSDLHAEGTTVVLVTHEDDIGAYAGRVIRVRDGLIESDRRQTPRRGLGGHP encoded by the coding sequence ATGACCACGCCGCAGGTCACCCCGGTCGTCCCCGCGCCCAGCCTCGCCCCGGCGGTCGTGGACCTGCGCGCCGTGCGCAAGGTGTACGCGCAGGGCGACGTGATCTTCGAGGCCCTCCGGGGCGTGGACGTGCAGATCATGCCCGGCGAGATGGTCGCCCTGATGGGCCCGTCGGGCAGCGGCAAGACCACCCTGATGCAGATCATCGGCCTGCTCGACCGGCCCAGCGACGGGGCATACCGGCTGGGCGGGCGCGACGTCACCACCCTGAGCGAGAACGAACGTGCCGGCGCCCGCAACCTGGAGATCGGCTTCGTGTTCCAGGCCTTCCACCTGCTGCCCCGCCTGAACCTCGTGGAGAACGTCGAGGTGCCCCTCACGTACGCCGGGGTGCCGCCGCGCGAGCGGCGCGAGCGGGCCATGCAGGTCCTGGCGCGCGTGGGGCTGGCCGACAAGGCCCGCAACCTCCCCAGCCAGATCAGCGGCGGGCAGAAACAACGCGTCGCGGTCGCCCGCGCCCTGGCCGGACAGCCCCGTCTGTTGCTGGCGGACGAACCCACCGGGAACCTCGACACCCGCACCAGCGAGGAGGTCATGGGGCTGTTCAGCGACCTGCACGCCGAGGGCACCACCGTCGTCCTGGTCACGCACGAGGACGACATCGGGGCGTACGCCGGGCGGGTCATCCGCGTGCGCGACGGCCTGATCGAGAGTGACCGCCGCCAGACGCCCCGGCGTGGCCTGGGGGGCCACCCGTGA
- a CDS encoding ABC transporter permease, producing MTAGPLPQTGAAAPTPAAVPRRGGIGLGGAFTIAWRAIIGTPLRSVLTALGVIIGVAAVVALTAIGQGSTAGVTKNLESLGTNLLTVQSARGGGGGSLVRAGPRQTITVADAEALTTAFPDRVAGVAPSVNSNLQAKVGTNNAQVSVVGTWPAYETVRNIPVETGAYFTDADVSGRKRVAVIGHQTLLDLFGDGTEGSAQPDQALGQKVRLGSVTFTVSGVLPDKGNSGFGNANSQVLIPLSTYLQRFSRTNSAGGQPTVSTVYLQATDAKDLTGLQTDVTDLLMTRHDLSDPDSLDFQVQNQADSLASLNSITNTLTLFVGAIAGISLLVGGIGIMNIMLVSVTERTREIGVRKALGARPRDILTQFLVEASLLSIGGGVIGMLLGVALAFGGKALNITPVFSLPPMLIAFAFSALVGVFFGYYPAARAARLDPVDSLRYE from the coding sequence GTGACCGCAGGTCCCCTCCCGCAGACCGGCGCGGCCGCCCCGACCCCCGCCGCCGTCCCCCGGCGCGGCGGGATCGGCCTGGGCGGCGCGTTCACCATCGCGTGGCGCGCCATCATCGGCACGCCGCTGCGCTCGGTCCTGACCGCGCTGGGCGTCATCATCGGCGTGGCCGCCGTGGTCGCCCTGACCGCCATCGGGCAGGGCAGCACCGCCGGGGTCACGAAGAACCTCGAGAGTCTCGGCACCAACCTCCTGACCGTGCAGAGCGCCCGGGGCGGAGGCGGCGGGAGCCTCGTGCGCGCCGGGCCCCGCCAGACCATCACGGTCGCGGACGCCGAGGCGCTGACCACCGCCTTCCCGGACCGGGTGGCGGGCGTCGCGCCCAGCGTGAACAGCAACCTGCAGGCCAAGGTCGGCACGAACAACGCCCAGGTCAGTGTCGTCGGCACCTGGCCCGCCTACGAGACGGTGCGCAACATCCCCGTCGAGACCGGCGCGTACTTCACCGATGCGGACGTCAGCGGGCGCAAGCGCGTCGCCGTGATCGGCCACCAGACCCTGCTCGACCTGTTCGGCGACGGCACCGAGGGCAGCGCCCAGCCCGATCAGGCCCTCGGGCAGAAGGTCCGGCTGGGCAGCGTCACCTTCACCGTCAGCGGCGTCCTGCCCGACAAGGGCAACAGCGGCTTCGGGAACGCCAACAGCCAAGTCCTCATTCCCCTCAGCACCTACCTGCAACGCTTCTCCCGCACGAACAGCGCGGGGGGGCAACCCACCGTCAGCACCGTCTACCTCCAGGCCACCGACGCGAAGGACCTGACAGGGCTCCAGACCGACGTCACCGACCTGCTCATGACCCGCCATGACCTGAGCGACCCGGACAGCCTGGACTTCCAGGTGCAGAACCAGGCGGACAGCCTCGCCAGCCTGAACTCCATCACGAACACCCTCACGCTGTTCGTCGGCGCCATTGCGGGCATCAGCCTGCTCGTCGGCGGCATCGGGATCATGAACATCATGCTCGTCTCGGTCACCGAACGCACCCGCGAGATCGGCGTGCGCAAGGCCCTCGGCGCCCGGCCCCGCGACATCCTCACGCAGTTCCTCGTGGAGGCCAGCCTGCTCTCCATCGGCGGCGGCGTGATCGGCATGCTCCTCGGCGTGGCCCTGGCCTTCGGCGGGAAGGCCCTGAACATCACGCCCGTCTTCAGTTTGCCCCCCATGCTGATCGCCTTCGCGTTCAGTGCCCTCGTGGGCGTGTTCTTCGGGTACTACCCCGCCGCCCGCGCCGCCCGCCTCGACCCCGTCGACTCCCTCCGGTACGAGTAA